The proteins below are encoded in one region of Streptomyces marianii:
- the rfbD gene encoding dTDP-4-dehydrorhamnose reductase: MTTRWLVTGAGGMLGRDVLTELAAGQGADVTGLTRHQLDVTDPSAVYAAVDGQRVVVNCAAWTDVDAAEAAEETATAVNGTGVRHLARACADTGALLLHLSTDYVFPGDAHDPYAEGAPTAPVNAYGRSKLAGEHAVAELLPDTGYTVRTAWLYGTHGRNFVTTMLELARRRETLDVVADQHGQPTWSRALARQLTALGRAALAGLAPAGIYHGTATGRTTWYGLARETFRLSGLDPERIRPVGAAAFPRPAARPAFAVLGHGRWPAAGVPSQPRWDDQLPKALNTPALAALAAAARTSR; encoded by the coding sequence ATGACCACGAGATGGCTGGTGACCGGCGCAGGAGGGATGCTCGGCCGCGACGTCCTCACGGAACTCGCCGCCGGTCAGGGCGCCGACGTCACCGGACTCACCCGGCACCAGCTCGACGTCACCGACCCGTCCGCCGTGTACGCGGCCGTCGACGGGCAGCGCGTGGTCGTCAACTGCGCGGCGTGGACGGACGTCGACGCCGCCGAGGCCGCCGAGGAGACGGCAACCGCCGTCAACGGCACGGGTGTCCGCCATCTCGCGCGCGCGTGCGCGGACACCGGGGCCCTCCTGCTGCACCTCTCCACCGACTACGTCTTCCCCGGCGACGCCCACGATCCGTACGCCGAAGGGGCGCCGACCGCCCCGGTCAACGCCTATGGGCGGAGCAAACTGGCCGGAGAGCATGCGGTGGCCGAACTCCTGCCCGACACCGGCTACACCGTGCGCACCGCCTGGCTCTACGGGACCCACGGGCGCAACTTCGTGACCACGATGCTCGAACTGGCGCGACGGCGCGAGACGCTGGACGTGGTCGCGGACCAGCACGGTCAGCCGACCTGGTCCCGCGCACTGGCCCGCCAGCTGACCGCGCTGGGCCGCGCCGCCCTCGCCGGTCTGGCGCCGGCGGGCATCTACCACGGCACGGCGACCGGCCGCACCACGTGGTACGGGCTTGCCCGGGAGACCTTCCGGCTGAGCGGTCTCGACCCCGAGCGGATCCGCCCGGTCGGTGCCGCGGCCTTTCCGCGGCCGGCGGCCCGCCCGGCGTTCGCGGTGCTGGGGCACGGCCGTTGGCCGGCCGCCGGCGTTCCGTCCCAGCCCCGGTGGGACGACCAACTGCCGAAGGCCCTGAACACGCCCGCGTTGGCCGCACTGGCCGCCGCGGCACGCACCTCTCGCTGA
- a CDS encoding ABC transporter permease, translating into MPQLRRRTGHRSRPPLALTVPALLAVAFLLLPLVGILARTQWGELADHLTTPGTVEALRLSLLVSFWALGLSLLLGVPLAWLLARVPFRGKAFVRSLVLLPMVLPPTVGGVALLLAFGRRGLLGPPLEDWFGITLPFHTSGAVLAATFVAMPFLVISLEGALGGLRPRYEETAASLGASPMRVFLTVTLPMVAPGLVAGAALTWARALGEFGATITFAGNLPGTTQTLPLQVYLLLQEAPEAATSVSLLLLAIAMLVLIALRGRWSGTPTDHDRAAKPVMNAAETAATDGPETAVPPPADTREVWPLHAHVTGFTRLTLDAGPGTTIAVVGPNGAGKTTLLRALLGLTPRAHARLTLGGTDVTGLPPHQRGVAWVPQDGALFPHLTALANTAYGLRARGTPRAEARREARQWLDRLGVGHLAHRRPAQLSGGQAQRVALARALAARPRALLLDEPLAALDHTTRAHVRHTLRHHLDGFGGVCLIVTHDPVEAVALADRVLVLDDGRALQDAPPAEVTRHPRSPWVARMLGRNAWPGTTTPQGLRLPDGGTLVVADPLPPGTDALAIIAPEAVSVHPERPSGSPRNVWRGTVREITASGSRLRVLITSGTAPDLVAEITPQAAAELGLADGSTVWTSVKATETTLVPR; encoded by the coding sequence ATGCCACAGCTCCGTCGCCGCACAGGCCACCGCTCCCGCCCGCCGCTCGCCCTTACGGTCCCGGCCCTGCTCGCCGTGGCGTTCCTGCTGCTGCCCCTCGTCGGCATCCTCGCCCGTACGCAGTGGGGCGAACTCGCGGACCATCTGACGACCCCGGGCACCGTGGAGGCGCTGCGCCTCTCCCTCCTCGTCTCGTTCTGGGCACTGGGGCTGTCCCTGCTGCTGGGGGTGCCACTGGCGTGGCTCCTCGCCCGCGTCCCGTTCCGCGGCAAGGCGTTCGTACGCTCCCTGGTGCTGCTGCCCATGGTGCTGCCGCCGACCGTCGGCGGTGTCGCGCTGCTCCTCGCCTTCGGCCGGCGGGGCCTGCTGGGGCCGCCTCTGGAGGACTGGTTCGGCATCACGCTGCCCTTCCACACCTCCGGTGCGGTGCTCGCGGCGACCTTCGTCGCGATGCCCTTCCTGGTGATCAGTCTGGAGGGGGCTCTCGGCGGGCTGCGTCCGCGCTACGAGGAGACCGCGGCCTCCCTCGGCGCCTCGCCCATGCGGGTGTTCCTCACTGTGACCCTGCCCATGGTCGCGCCGGGACTCGTCGCGGGAGCCGCCCTGACCTGGGCCCGGGCCCTCGGCGAGTTCGGCGCCACCATCACCTTCGCGGGCAATCTCCCCGGCACCACTCAGACCCTGCCGCTCCAGGTGTACCTGCTCCTGCAGGAAGCACCCGAGGCCGCCACCTCCGTCTCCCTGCTGCTGCTCGCCATCGCGATGCTCGTGCTCATCGCGCTCAGGGGACGCTGGAGCGGCACGCCCACCGACCACGACCGCGCCGCGAAGCCCGTCATGAACGCGGCCGAGACCGCCGCCACTGACGGCCCGGAGACCGCCGTTCCGCCCCCGGCGGACACCCGGGAGGTCTGGCCCCTGCACGCCCACGTCACCGGCTTCACCCGGCTGACCCTCGACGCCGGACCCGGCACCACCATTGCCGTGGTCGGCCCCAACGGCGCCGGCAAGACCACGCTGTTGCGGGCGCTGCTCGGCCTCACCCCCCGCGCGCACGCCCGGCTGACGCTGGGCGGCACGGACGTCACCGGACTCCCGCCCCACCAAAGGGGAGTTGCCTGGGTGCCCCAGGACGGCGCGCTGTTCCCGCACCTCACGGCCCTCGCCAACACCGCCTACGGGCTCCGTGCCCGCGGCACCCCCCGCGCCGAGGCGCGCCGTGAGGCCCGGCAATGGCTGGACCGGCTCGGCGTGGGGCACCTCGCGCACCGCAGACCCGCCCAGTTGTCCGGCGGCCAGGCCCAGCGCGTCGCCCTCGCCCGCGCCCTCGCCGCACGTCCCCGCGCCCTGCTGCTCGACGAACCCCTCGCCGCTCTGGACCACACCACCCGCGCCCACGTCCGGCACACGCTCCGCCACCATCTCGACGGCTTCGGAGGCGTCTGCCTGATCGTCACGCACGACCCCGTCGAGGCGGTCGCACTGGCCGACCGCGTGCTCGTACTCGACGACGGCAGAGCCCTTCAGGACGCGCCGCCCGCCGAGGTCACCCGCCACCCCCGTTCCCCATGGGTCGCCCGTATGCTCGGCCGCAACGCCTGGCCGGGCACCACCACGCCGCAGGGGCTACGGCTCCCCGACGGAGGTACCCTCGTCGTCGCCGACCCTCTGCCGCCGGGCACCGACGCTCTGGCGATCATCGCCCCCGAGGCCGTCTCCGTTCATCCGGAGCGGCCGTCCGGAAGCCCTCGCAACGTGTGGCGCGGCACCGTACGCGAGATCACCGCCAGCGGCAGCCGGCTCCGGGTCCTGATCACCTCGGGCACCGCCCCCGACCTGGTGGCCGAGATCACCCCGCAGGCCGCGGCAGAACTCGGCCTCGCCGACGGATCGACGGTGTGGACCAGCGTGAAGGCGACCGAAACGACTCTCGTACCGCGCTGA
- a CDS encoding DUF6204 family protein has protein sequence MTVYVVTIPGTFLKELSASARTELVRALRPADPRTTDFGAAEDLDILTFYPDSPAFSLRLEVEAHDKASAEAEARKLARDALRSVGVSEEEVPLGQPVITGIDAE, from the coding sequence ATGACCGTCTACGTCGTCACCATTCCCGGCACCTTCCTCAAGGAGCTCTCCGCGTCGGCCCGTACGGAGCTCGTCCGGGCCCTCAGGCCGGCCGACCCCCGCACCACGGACTTCGGCGCGGCCGAGGACCTCGACATCCTCACGTTCTATCCGGACTCCCCCGCGTTCAGCCTCCGCCTCGAGGTCGAGGCCCATGACAAGGCCTCCGCAGAAGCCGAGGCTCGAAAACTCGCCAGGGACGCGCTCAGGTCGGTGGGGGTCTCCGAGGAGGAAGTGCCCCTGGGGCAACCGGTGATCACCGGTATCGACGCGGAGTAG
- a CDS encoding GNAT family N-acetyltransferase, with translation MLLRDVEYGDVDAYVRMRCDPVMMAELGGPVPREGMEAKVQRDVQRVAADTDWTKMIVPDEAEPGVVAGTVTLWPHDADGERISEIGWMVLPEYQGRGLGKQGVRALLELARNDGRWGVVHAFPATTNAPSNGICRTLGFRFLGKQDVPFAGRVLQTNHWAIDPRTDLT, from the coding sequence ATGCTGCTACGTGATGTTGAGTACGGCGACGTCGACGCCTACGTCCGGATGCGATGCGACCCGGTCATGATGGCCGAGCTGGGCGGACCGGTGCCTCGCGAAGGCATGGAGGCAAAGGTCCAACGTGATGTTCAACGGGTGGCAGCGGACACCGACTGGACAAAGATGATCGTGCCCGATGAGGCCGAGCCGGGCGTGGTCGCGGGAACCGTGACGTTGTGGCCCCACGACGCAGACGGCGAGCGTATCTCCGAGATCGGCTGGATGGTGCTGCCGGAGTATCAGGGACGGGGACTCGGAAAGCAGGGCGTCCGCGCGCTGCTTGAACTGGCCCGCAACGACGGCCGGTGGGGCGTGGTACACGCATTCCCGGCGACAACCAACGCCCCGTCCAACGGCATCTGCCGCACGCTCGGCTTCCGATTCCTGGGCAAGCAAGACGTGCCCTTCGCCGGTCGAGTCCTGCAAACCAACCACTGGGCTATCGACCCTCGCACCGACCTGACATGA
- a CDS encoding integrase, whose amino-acid sequence MIHVRSTPGTHAGPRGREAFAEFQYPTPPLAIYPAETIEAHRAFITRRRAARPSEEYRTPTEEEWDAFLRHFEKRKVSIGTCGRAFSSPCVHEHACVRCSLLRPDPAQRGRLEEIRDNFVARIAEAEREGWLGEVEGLRVSLAGAEDKLAQMDRRATGGTAIDLGMPRIAAARSTQAGGTASLTQSLDDQ is encoded by the coding sequence ATGATACATGTCCGCAGCACGCCGGGGACCCACGCAGGGCCTCGGGGGCGGGAGGCATTCGCAGAGTTCCAATACCCGACTCCACCATTAGCGATCTACCCGGCCGAGACCATCGAGGCTCACCGCGCCTTCATCACCCGTCGCAGGGCTGCCCGGCCCAGCGAAGAGTATCGGACCCCCACCGAGGAGGAATGGGACGCTTTCCTCAGGCACTTCGAGAAGCGCAAGGTCTCCATCGGCACCTGCGGCCGCGCGTTTTCAAGCCCTTGTGTCCATGAACACGCCTGCGTTCGTTGCTCGCTTCTCCGGCCGGACCCGGCCCAGCGCGGCCGGTTGGAGGAGATCCGCGACAACTTCGTCGCACGCATCGCCGAGGCCGAGCGCGAGGGCTGGCTCGGGGAGGTTGAAGGGCTCAGGGTCAGCCTGGCTGGCGCCGAAGACAAGCTTGCTCAGATGGACCGACGAGCTACCGGCGGTACGGCGATCGACCTCGGTATGCCGCGCATAGCCGCAGCTCGATCCACCCAGGCGGGGGGAACGGCTTCGCTGACGCAATCACTGGATGACCAGTAA
- a CDS encoding tyrosine-type recombinase/integrase, with protein sequence MVRDPALTLTDLQWVLGHTHLTTSEIYLNPGESVMDWAVEAVADYVENVRPRFGFPDHPALWITERGGRLHPGSINDRFEAYRDALRLTKELTPHSLRHSYVTHLTEDGVDRRFIQQQVGHECDSSLAIYTHVSDDFMNTSLHKALAPAFAGA encoded by the coding sequence ATGGTGCGCGACCCGGCGCTGACGCTGACCGACCTGCAGTGGGTCCTCGGGCACACGCATCTGACCACGAGCGAGATCTACCTCAACCCTGGGGAATCGGTGATGGACTGGGCCGTCGAAGCGGTCGCCGACTACGTCGAGAACGTCCGCCCCCGCTTCGGATTCCCTGATCACCCTGCTCTGTGGATCACCGAGCGCGGTGGCCGCCTGCATCCCGGCTCGATCAACGACCGATTCGAGGCATACCGGGACGCTCTCAGGCTGACGAAAGAGCTGACCCCGCACAGTCTTCGGCATTCGTACGTCACGCACCTGACCGAGGACGGCGTGGACCGGCGCTTCATCCAGCAGCAGGTCGGCCACGAGTGCGACAGCTCCCTGGCCATCTACACGCACGTCAGCGACGACTTCATGAACACTTCCCTGCACAAGGCACTGGCCCCGGCGTTCGCCGGGGCCTGA
- a CDS encoding IS1634 family transposase, which translates to MYVKTTKRENKSGTVRYLHLAHNEWDPVKGRAVPKVLFTFGREDDLDRDAVRRLVASLSRLLEPGEALASTAAGDLEFVSSVPFGGTYVLDHLWRRLRIDRIVGQVGQPKRGRRRDMSMTERVLFSLVANRALAPSSKLAAADWVTHDVHVEGLPAIDDDACYRAMDWLHEVTDDLEKRVFDEVANLLNLEVDLLFFDTTSTYFELEEADGPVARDDKGRLLTDDRPPAEEDGESADQAGFRAFGKSKDSRDDLPQIVIGMAVTRDGIPVRVWSWPGNTGDSKLIRQVKDDMRDWTLSKIVWVTDRGFSSERNRRYLRQGDNAYIVGEKLRSGSPEVKAALSRQGRYGEIAQNMRVKEVRISDTERFVICHNPEAATRDQHIREQLVSQLTTLIEDTDKLSDFKRGELRGKIADKPGLNRYLRTTPSGKLRIDTAKIKTEENLDGKYLLRCSDPDLSAEDIALGYKQLLEVERGWRDMKQIIDLRPVYHRLEERIRAHVVLCWLALLLIRIIETSADATWTTVRRELDRLHLGTFTGPTGLFRQVTALTKPQRDLLAKLNIPAPKQIIALEPAPR; encoded by the coding sequence GTGTATGTGAAGACGACGAAGCGGGAGAACAAGTCCGGCACGGTCCGGTACCTGCACCTGGCCCACAACGAGTGGGATCCGGTAAAGGGCCGGGCGGTCCCGAAGGTGCTGTTCACGTTCGGCCGTGAGGACGACCTCGACCGGGACGCAGTGAGGCGCCTGGTCGCGTCTCTATCGAGGCTGCTGGAGCCGGGTGAGGCACTGGCGTCGACGGCGGCGGGTGACCTGGAGTTCGTCTCGTCGGTCCCGTTCGGCGGCACCTATGTCCTCGATCATCTCTGGCGTCGGCTGAGGATCGACAGGATCGTCGGGCAGGTCGGGCAGCCCAAACGGGGCCGGCGCCGGGACATGTCGATGACCGAGCGGGTGCTGTTCTCCCTGGTCGCGAACCGGGCCCTGGCTCCGTCGTCCAAGCTGGCCGCCGCGGACTGGGTCACGCACGACGTGCATGTCGAGGGCCTGCCGGCCATCGACGACGACGCCTGCTACCGGGCGATGGACTGGCTCCACGAGGTGACCGACGACCTGGAGAAGCGGGTGTTCGACGAGGTCGCGAACCTCCTCAACCTCGAGGTCGACCTGCTGTTCTTCGACACCACCAGCACCTACTTCGAACTGGAGGAGGCCGACGGACCCGTCGCCCGCGACGACAAGGGCCGCCTCCTGACGGACGACCGCCCACCCGCTGAAGAGGACGGCGAGAGCGCGGATCAGGCCGGGTTCCGTGCCTTCGGCAAGTCGAAGGACTCCCGCGACGACCTGCCGCAGATCGTGATCGGGATGGCCGTCACGAGGGACGGGATCCCGGTCCGCGTCTGGTCCTGGCCCGGCAACACCGGTGACAGCAAGCTGATCCGGCAGGTCAAGGACGACATGCGGGACTGGACCCTCAGCAAGATCGTGTGGGTCACCGACCGGGGATTCTCCAGCGAACGCAACCGCCGCTACCTCCGCCAGGGCGACAACGCCTACATCGTCGGCGAGAAACTCCGCTCAGGCAGCCCGGAGGTGAAGGCCGCCCTGTCCCGCCAGGGCCGCTACGGCGAGATCGCCCAGAACATGCGGGTCAAGGAGGTGCGGATCTCCGACACCGAACGGTTCGTGATCTGCCACAACCCCGAAGCCGCCACCCGTGACCAGCACATACGCGAACAACTCGTCTCCCAGCTCACGACCCTGATCGAAGACACCGACAAGCTCAGCGACTTCAAGCGTGGCGAACTCCGCGGCAAGATCGCCGACAAGCCCGGCCTCAACCGCTACCTCCGCACCACCCCGTCCGGCAAGCTCCGCATCGACACCGCGAAGATCAAGACCGAGGAGAACCTCGACGGCAAGTACCTGCTGCGATGCTCCGACCCGGACCTGTCCGCCGAGGACATCGCACTCGGATACAAGCAGCTCCTCGAAGTCGAGCGGGGCTGGCGGGACATGAAGCAGATCATCGACCTGCGGCCCGTCTATCACCGGCTCGAGGAACGCATACGCGCACACGTCGTCCTCTGCTGGCTCGCCCTCCTGTTGATCCGCATCATCGAGACCAGCGCCGACGCGACCTGGACGACCGTCCGCCGCGAGCTCGACCGGCTCCACCTCGGTACGTTCACCGGCCCTACCGGCCTGTTCCGCCAGGTCACCGCCCTCACCAAGCCCCAGAGGGACCTGCTGGCCAAGCTCAACATCCCCGCACCGAAGCAGATCATCGCGCTCGAACCCGCACCCCGCTGA
- a CDS encoding nitrobindin family protein, with product MAFEPARQPPYPDALRPDEAPEPHALLAPLVGFLGTWLGRGHGGYPTLAHDFAYGQEVTFSHDGRPFLRYEARAWLLDADDTPLRPAARESGWWRVHPDGRVEALITQPTGVAEILVGRADQGAVDLTTHQTALAPTAKEVTATRRRYTLRDAETFDFVHDLAAVGRPLQHHLSARLRRGGRDRAL from the coding sequence ATGGCCTTCGAGCCCGCCCGGCAGCCCCCGTACCCCGACGCCCTCCGACCGGACGAAGCGCCCGAGCCGCACGCGCTGCTGGCGCCGCTGGTCGGGTTCCTCGGCACCTGGCTCGGGCGGGGGCACGGCGGATACCCGACACTCGCCCACGACTTCGCGTACGGGCAGGAGGTCACGTTCAGCCACGACGGCCGGCCCTTCCTCCGCTACGAGGCGCGCGCATGGCTCCTCGACGCGGACGACACCCCGCTGAGGCCGGCGGCCCGGGAGAGCGGTTGGTGGCGGGTGCACCCCGATGGGCGCGTGGAGGCGCTCATCACCCAGCCCACCGGTGTCGCGGAGATCCTGGTCGGCCGTGCGGACCAGGGTGCCGTCGATCTCACCACCCATCAGACGGCACTCGCGCCGACGGCCAAGGAGGTCACCGCCACCCGCCGCCGTTACACCCTGAGGGACGCCGAGACGTTCGACTTCGTCCACGACCTCGCGGCGGTCGGCCGGCCGCTGCAGCACCACCTTTCGGCACGGCTTCGACGCGGGGGCCGGGACAGGGCGTTGTGA
- a CDS encoding class I SAM-dependent methyltransferase, with amino-acid sequence MGDASGESDADRAVKAKHRAMWALGDYAAVANQLIPALGTALVDACGIRAGTRVLDVAAGTGNAAIPAALAGADVVASDLTPDLLHVGRRIAEGLGAELEWREADAEALPFGDGAFDTVMSCVGVMFAPHHQASADEMLRVCRPGGTIGLLNWTPEGFIGRMFATMKPYAPPPPPGAQPPPMWGDEGHVRALLGERVTSVHARRGTVRVDRFTTPGEVGDYFKKNYGPTIAVYRNIAGTPERVAALDQELAALARDQASATDGAAGGGLAMDWEYLLVTAQRR; translated from the coding sequence ATGGGCGACGCGTCGGGCGAGAGCGACGCCGACCGGGCCGTGAAGGCCAAGCACCGGGCGATGTGGGCGCTGGGCGACTACGCCGCGGTGGCGAACCAGCTGATCCCGGCACTCGGCACGGCGCTGGTGGACGCCTGCGGCATCCGCGCCGGGACGCGGGTGCTGGACGTTGCGGCAGGCACCGGCAACGCCGCGATCCCGGCGGCGCTGGCCGGGGCCGATGTCGTCGCCTCGGACCTGACGCCCGACCTTCTCCACGTGGGCAGACGGATCGCGGAGGGACTCGGCGCGGAGCTCGAATGGCGCGAGGCCGACGCGGAGGCGCTGCCCTTCGGCGACGGTGCCTTCGACACCGTCATGTCCTGCGTGGGAGTCATGTTCGCACCGCACCACCAGGCCAGCGCCGACGAGATGCTGCGCGTCTGCCGGCCCGGGGGCACGATCGGGCTGCTCAACTGGACCCCCGAAGGCTTCATCGGCCGCATGTTCGCGACGATGAAGCCCTACGCTCCCCCACCGCCGCCCGGTGCGCAGCCCCCGCCGATGTGGGGTGACGAGGGGCATGTGCGGGCACTGCTCGGAGAGCGCGTCACCTCGGTACACGCCCGGCGGGGCACCGTCCGCGTGGACCGGTTCACGACCCCCGGGGAAGTGGGCGACTACTTCAAGAAGAACTACGGGCCCACGATCGCGGTCTACCGCAACATCGCCGGCACCCCCGAACGCGTCGCGGCTCTGGACCAGGAGCTCGCCGCGCTGGCACGCGACCAGGCTTCCGCAACGGACGGCGCCGCAGGCGGCGGTCTGGCCATGGACTGGGAGTATCTGCTCGTGACGGCACAACGCAGGTGA
- a CDS encoding MarR family winged helix-turn-helix transcriptional regulator, translating into MELLTGSTTDQAPANPAATDDMLATQPVGYWCGLTQAAVTRHLRDGMARIDVTQPQYWVLNRVNGGPAAPSREDVVAQLTHLADGPHEIARVVDQLLHREWLRIDDGQCLHLTDAGEAARVRLRELATEVRAVVHQGISDEEYVAALKVLRRMVANVDGDGAPGNPF; encoded by the coding sequence ATGGAATTACTGACGGGATCCACCACCGACCAGGCGCCGGCGAACCCGGCCGCCACCGATGACATGCTGGCCACTCAGCCAGTCGGGTACTGGTGCGGCCTGACCCAAGCGGCCGTCACCCGGCATCTGCGTGACGGCATGGCCAGGATCGACGTCACGCAGCCGCAGTACTGGGTGCTCAACCGCGTGAACGGTGGCCCCGCGGCGCCGAGCCGCGAGGATGTCGTCGCGCAGTTGACGCACCTTGCCGACGGGCCGCACGAGATCGCCAGGGTCGTCGACCAGTTGCTCCACCGCGAATGGCTCCGGATCGACGACGGGCAGTGTCTGCACCTCACGGATGCAGGGGAGGCCGCCAGAGTACGGCTCCGTGAGCTGGCGACCGAGGTGCGTGCCGTGGTCCACCAGGGCATCAGCGACGAGGAGTACGTGGCCGCGCTCAAGGTGCTGCGCAGAATGGTGGCCAATGTCGACGGCGACGGGGCTCCTGGTAATCCGTTCTGA
- a CDS encoding nuclear transport factor 2 family protein has product MIDTDENPEEQVAIAAAKDGELRLHDPAVRASAVGVRLFDPDFVEVGASGRRWTYEEMVAALPTLHGGADSPHIEASGMRGVLLAPDLVHLTYESVIAGRRARRSSLWRKGEGDSGWRLYYHQGTPVPEG; this is encoded by the coding sequence ATGATCGACACGGATGAGAACCCCGAGGAACAGGTGGCAATCGCTGCGGCGAAGGACGGTGAACTGCGCCTGCATGACCCCGCCGTCCGCGCCTCCGCGGTCGGCGTCCGGCTGTTCGACCCAGATTTCGTCGAGGTCGGTGCCTCCGGGCGGCGCTGGACGTACGAGGAGATGGTCGCGGCCCTGCCCACCCTGCACGGCGGAGCGGACAGCCCGCACATCGAGGCCTCCGGCATGCGCGGGGTGCTCCTCGCCCCGGACCTCGTGCACCTGACGTACGAGAGCGTCATCGCCGGCCGCCGGGCCCGCCGCAGCTCCCTATGGCGCAAGGGCGAGGGCGACAGCGGATGGCGGCTCTACTACCACCAGGGCACCCCCGTCCCCGAGGGCTGA
- a CDS encoding site-specific integrase, whose product MPAAVFFQELLAAGKTAATVRSYGMDLLRWWRFLHAVEVSWDRATRVDARDFSCWIQLAVKPRATAARRRSARTVGAPNPVTGKTGPGLGYAPSTVAHSETVLRRFYDLHRDAGSGPLLNPFPLDLARRSGRAHARTTTRWKSGRQSGPAATGPRFPAGFRARSRTSGSTRCSRRCGRTETGP is encoded by the coding sequence ATGCCTGCTGCGGTGTTCTTCCAGGAGCTGCTCGCAGCCGGGAAGACGGCGGCGACCGTCCGCTCGTATGGCATGGACCTGCTGCGGTGGTGGCGGTTCCTGCATGCGGTCGAGGTGTCGTGGGATCGAGCGACACGCGTGGACGCTCGGGATTTCAGCTGCTGGATCCAGCTGGCGGTCAAGCCGCGAGCGACCGCAGCCAGGCGGCGGTCGGCCCGTACAGTCGGGGCCCCGAACCCGGTGACTGGGAAAACGGGCCCTGGGCTCGGCTATGCTCCGTCGACCGTCGCCCACAGTGAGACGGTGCTGCGCAGGTTCTACGACCTGCACCGTGATGCCGGATCGGGGCCGTTGCTCAACCCGTTCCCGCTGGACCTGGCTCGTCGTTCCGGCCGCGCGCACGCGCGCACCACAACCCGATGGAAGTCTGGGCGCCAGAGCGGACCGGCCGCTACCGGCCCACGGTTCCCCGCCGGATTCCGCGCTCGATCCCGGACGAGTGGTTCAACTCGCTGTTCGCGGCGCTGCGGTCGAACCGAGACCGGGCCATGA
- a CDS encoding sugar phosphate nucleotidyltransferase — MRGALPAGGSGARPWPLTRSVSEQLLPVFGKPMVCSPLSTLVMAGVCEILVITTPDRQGRFRRRLDDGSRLGLRITYAVQERLAATAARDRENRVWWEPLEAGAALR, encoded by the coding sequence GTGCGTGGAGCTCTGCCGGCCGGGGGCAGCGGGGCGAGGCCGTGGCCGCTGACCCGCTCGGTGTCCGAGCAGCTACTGCCGGTGTTCGGCAAACCGATGGTCTGCTCCCCGCTTTCCACGTTGGTGATGGCGGGCGTCTGCGAAATCCTGGTCATCACGACCCCGGATCGGCAGGGCCGGTTCCGTCGGCGGCTCGACGACGGCAGCCGGCTGGGCCTGCGGATCACCTACGCGGTGCAGGAGCGGCTGGCAGCCACCGCCGCCCGGGACCGCGAGAACCGGGTCTGGTGGGAGCCGCTCGAGGCCGGGGCGGCGCTGCGATGA
- a CDS encoding recombinase has protein sequence MLQVNPKVLLRLAELEEDLLARRKRAEEEQWPGEIDGIDMTITFLRTKQAEAARLTHRPTVHLGLPRPRSARN, from the coding sequence ATGCTCCAGGTCAACCCGAAGGTGCTGCTCCGCCTCGCGGAACTGGAAGAGGACCTCCTCGCCCGCCGCAAACGCGCCGAGGAAGAACAGTGGCCGGGCGAGATCGACGGTATCGACATGACGATCACCTTCCTGCGCACCAAACAGGCGGAGGCAGCCCGCCTCACTCACAGGCCAACCGTCCATCTCGGGCTGCCCCGCCCGCGCTCGGCGCGGAACTAG
- a CDS encoding helix-turn-helix domain-containing protein, with protein MAAKLDYHWHLRKVMADRGMFSTTDLLPLLAERGITLSTSQVYRLVVERPERLSLKILMALLDILDCTMDDLIEPIAAAGTAKKPKKAAAAGSAPESEGLGGLLPKRARIRGVDGP; from the coding sequence ATGGCCGCCAAGCTCGACTACCACTGGCACCTGCGCAAAGTCATGGCCGACCGCGGGATGTTCTCCACCACCGACCTCCTTCCACTGCTCGCCGAACGCGGCATCACGCTGTCCACGAGCCAGGTCTACCGGCTCGTCGTCGAGCGACCGGAGCGACTGAGCCTGAAGATCCTCATGGCCCTGCTCGACATCCTCGACTGCACCATGGACGACCTCATCGAGCCCATCGCGGCAGCCGGCACCGCGAAGAAGCCGAAGAAGGCAGCCGCCGCCGGCTCGGCGCCCGAGTCGGAGGGACTCGGCGGACTGCTGCCCAAGCGAGCACGGATCAGAGGAGTTGACGGGCCTTGA